cctttcctataaaacaggtctatagcttgctcttttattaaacaaactaaatggccttatgttatttatcttatttacacaacggcatgtcatttctgtctacaTGGtcgccaccccaccccacccacaaaactgtaaacctaggggaaacactgcactgtgcactagtataTGTAACcacatgtactgtgtgtgtgttttccaggtaTGCTCAACTTAGCGAGTTAGTGGAGCACTTCTTCCCGGTGGTCCATACAGAAGGATCGTCATGTTCTTTTGACTGCCCAGAGTTCAGCCACTTCTCCTTCTGGagagcccctctccctccactggacCTGTCATCCCTCCTCTAGCTCAACACTCAACTTCCTGCTCTGTCAAATATCTTTTCTTTTCAAGCAACTTCAAGAATTAATTCAAAAAATTTTGTATAGGCAATCGATATCCAATTGGATCTAAAGGCTAGATTAGAAATGTGATTAAAGGCTACAAGAGTATGGCGATAACTGCACAAGCACATACTGTGTATACTTGTATAGTGCAATGTTTGACATGCAGTTGGGTATCATGAATGGAAGTGATAAGTATTTTCATTTGTATACTTCAACACTACTAGTAAAATTGCAAAAAGGCATAGGCTACACAACTGGAGAAAGGAAAATTTTGTTTTCTCTGACTATCTGAAACTGCAGGTGGTAGATATATGTTCCACCCTCAATATTGATTTATTATTACCACACTGTAGCATTGTGACATGAACCAAAAACGAATGTATATGCTTTCAAAGACTTTATATAATGGTGTTCACACCTAAACCCTGATTGTCCAAGGGAACCTTATGCCTCATTTATTTTGGGTGACTGTCAGCATCCCTATGTTGGCAATCAATCACAATAATTGCACATGCAGCTAGGCAAAGATATAATACCTGTATTAGAAGTAGCATTCCAATGGCcacaaaatgaaaaaaagtaTGTCAATGTTTGATGAACTTGATGGTTCACAAAGCCTTTTTGTTTTATGAGAACCTACCTGGAGTAACTAAAGCTACTCCCAGGTAGCTTTGAGCAGAGCAGTATGCGGAGTGAAATTGTGGAGCATTTATGACTAGGTTTGAACACGGTTGTTTAATGGAAAAGGACAATGCTTACCAAGCATTAGCTCCTGTGTTTTATTGTAAGAGAAGTGTGGATTGCAAGAGGATCTGATTGTTGAATGTGTGTTGAATCTTACTAGATAAAAGTTCTGCAGTCTACAGTCTTGGAGGTACTGCACTACAGTAAGGATGAAGACTCGTGCATGTGATCGAGTGGTTTGGATTCATATACATTCCAGAACGGAGCTAACATAACTCTTTTGGAAACTGAATTGGTTATAGTTGGGTCTGACATGGTGCCTTTTGTGGTAATAttgaatattttatttatttacttttctTAAGATTTGTTATCTCATCTAAAGTGATGGCatgaattatatatatttttttaaacatgcaTTGGACGAGGACCACTGTTGTGActgttactgtatgtgtttttatCTTATTTCTCCAAACATAAAGTGAAACGCTAATCCACAACACGGCGTCCTATGTTTTCAGTGgttaataaataaaagtgttAACATTGTGTCTTTCGCTTGTAAATTACACTTACAGGACACGCACATCTGTGGAAAGTGTGTATATTACTGCGTCCATTACCATGCGGATAGATCATTTATATAATTTAATAAGAGCAACTGGAATGTTAATTATGCGGCGATATAGGACTTCTGACTTTTATGGCTCTTCGTTTCCAGATCATGTGATTCGGGTGATGCTAGCTGCCAATATTTGAACAGGAACCATTGTCTACGCTGTTTCAAGACTGTAGGTAGCTATGTAACAGGTGTTTCAAAATGTGTAGTTCATCGCTGTAATTGTAGTACATCgctgtaaaaactttaaaaatatatttgtgacGCCATAACATTGTGCTGTTTTCGATCTTGAAGGCTACTTTTGGAATCATAGCGTTAGTCCTACATACGCCCAACTTTCGAGACAGGTGCGCACCTTGCTATATGCTTCTGTAACCAAAATGTAATTGGGGGGAATTTACCTTTTCAAGCGCCCGGGACAGCTAACGTCAAAGATTTGTAACTTTTGTAAAGGTACGTGTATATATTTAATAGCTGTAATTTATAAGGAAATCGAAAGTTACCAACAGTAACGCCCACATTTATCGTCTCTTGGACTTCGTTCCATGACTCATCAAAAATGAGCCGTAGCCTCggtacggtgttcattttaggacatcctcagatctcagactccattctcaaacgaaaaggcgtcaggtctcagaccaaaagtcgtcagactcaggcgaaacggcttcagtctcagaaaaacctttgtcattctcagacaaaacgccgtCAAACCTAACGGCATCAGAAAAACCAAAACGTAAAAAAACCAAACATCTTTCTCAAACAAAATTAGCAAAACAACTTACTTTTGATATAATATGAAATAGTTATTTTCTGCAAGCTAGTTTCGGTTGCCATGGATACTACAAACAAACTTCAccatgtcctaaaatgaacaccctactgttcattttaggacatcctcagatctcagactcatACAAAACGACGTCAAACCAAACGGCGTCAAACCAAACAGCATAAAAAAGTTTTCTTGTTGTCACATTATCTGCTTGATTGGTTTgacagcgttttgtctgagaatgacagaggtttttctgacgCCGTTTGATTTGACAGCGTTTTGAAtgagaatgacagaggtttttctgacgCCGTTTGGTTTgacagcgttttgtctgagaatgacgaaggtttttctgagactgaagccgttACTCCTGAGTCTGAAGAATTTTGTTTTGAGAattgagtctgagatctgaggatgtcttaaaatgaacaccgtaccGCGGCAACAGTTTCCTTTGTCGAGTAAACACGAGCTGGAGCAGACCTGTTATGATACTATTTATATTTTCCAACCAGTTGTAAATAATGAAAAAATATAAGATTACCATCAGAAAAGATGGAGCTAAAATGACAGGGACAAATCAACAGCGATTAAGTGTGTTACagttcaattttttttaacgTTACAAATTTGTTTTTTATCACGCACAGTTGGTTACTTTTAATAGATAGTATACAGAtcttttaattgtattttttttaataacatTTAATTGTTTTTCTCACAATCAGCCACCATGTCACATTGTGAGATGGACGGGCCTCTGGCATTGGAGCTGAGCTGTCCTATCTGCCTGCAGTTATTCTTGGAACCAGTGTCTTTACCCTGTGGCCACATCTACTGCATGGCCTGCCTGCAGAAGGCAGTGGATGCAGACCACCATCGCTGCCCTGAGTGCCAGACAGAATATCAAGGAACCAAGGACCTGATGAAGAACTTCAAGATGTGTAGCATCATTGAGAGATACAAAGCCACAGCAGGAAGCCGTCCTACAAATATTGAACCCATGTCTGACACTGACTACACAGTTACACCTCAGGTGGTCCACCAGGTGGCGGTAGCAACTAACCCGACCAATTTTGATAGCTCAGGGTGTCCTGAAAAAAGGCAACAGGATTCAGACCTGGGGGGCAAACAGGCTTTTCATATTGCTGGTCCATTATCCAGCTCCTCCTTAAATAATGAACTAGATAATCCCAAAGCCAAAACAGAAATGGATGAACTAAAAGACAAACTAGCATCCCAATTGGCAGAGCTGACACACAAATTACAAATGTCAGAGGAGCATCTGAAGAAGGAAGAGGTTAGGGAGATGGAGGTGAAGGCCCACAACAGCCAGTTGAGAAGGAGGACAGCCAGGCAGCTGGAGCAGATAATGGAGTTAATGCTAAACTACAGCGAGGGGGTGACAAATTTGATTGAGGTAGAACTTAAACCCATTGAGGAGGGTATGGAAAGTCGCAGCAAGCAAGCAGTAGAGGTAACCAAGCATCTGAGCGAAGCACACTTCCAGGCTGAATCCTTATTGACTGAGAAAGATGAAACTGTGTTTAACACTGAACTCCGGATGGTATTGCCACGCATCGCGGAGCTCATGGCTCAGCCATTGAAAAACTGGGATGGTAATCTTGAATCCCAAATCAACCCAGACCGGGTTTGTTCTGAGCTGGAACGGAAAAATGTTGAGTTGAGGATCGGACTTGGGGCGGCTCAGCGCTCTATACGAAACATCCTCAACCCCTCagagttgacctttgaccttgaaACGGCTCATCCCAACCTCGTGCTATCAGAAGACCTTAAGACGGTGACCTATAGTGCAGTGAAACAGGCCTACCCACTCCTGCAACAAAGATTCAGCAGTTTCCTCCAGGTGCTCAGCTCCCAGAGCTTTTATGGAGGCGAGCATTGTTGGGAGGTGGAACTAGACGGTGCCCCCTggattgtaggtgtgtgttacagcagtaagcTGGCACGTAGCGGGCTAGCTAGTGCCCTGGAGAGCAGCCGCAGTTCCTGGTGCCTGATGTGGGTTGATAACCTGCTCAGAGCCTTTGAGCAAGGCAATGATGTTCCACTGAAGAGGACCACAATGCTGCGCAGGATGGAGATCAGGCTCAGCTTCAAGACCAAGAGACTGAGCTTCTACCATGTGAGCCCTTGCAGTGGGAAGACTCACATGTACACCTTCAAGGCCAACCTTACGGAGCCAGTGCACCTGGCCTACAGGATGATGGCAGGCCAACCTAAGGCACACATCACAGTGTGTTCGTGAGAGCTTATAGTCGAGCCTAACTGTGATGGCAGTGTATaatcttttaacccttgtgctgccttcgggtcacatgacccaaaggttcacaacgaaccatcgttgtgtttacccaatacaaaaacaaataaaaagcattttgttttaacctttgcaatgtggggggtctgagacagcccaacggttaaaagaaaatgcttcactttgtttttgtatgcggtaaagttgttgcaatacaacggtgggtcacaatcactgatgggtcagaatgacccgaagataacacaagggttgttATAACAAACCCAAAAAATCATTAAACATTCTATGTGAATGCAGTAAATACTCAGTGCTGCAAAAATATAATCCAGAATAGTTTTGCAAGATTAACATAAAATGTATAACTATTTAGGTTGGTTTAAGCACATTTTAGGCATCTGTGAAGTCACACTGCTTGCCAAAAATGTTTTATGAATAAAATTAGATTTAAAGGGATCaaggtttgtttgttgttgttgattttatgtgtCTATCCAatttatttacatatttttGGGACATACTGTATGTTCTGGATGTAAACATTGATGCTGATTGCAATGTATTGTTCTAGAAACATTTGTATCTGGTGACAAGAAAACCACAGGAAACAATTAAGTAATCAAGTTTAACACTTATTCATATTCTTTGCACGCAATAAcggtcaacaattaagagaagacttcaccagagtaaatacagagggttcaccacaagatgtaaaccattggtgagtctcaaaaacaggaagaccagattagagtttgccaaaaaacatctaaaagagcctgtacagttctggaacaacatcctatggacagatgagaccaagatcaacttgtaccagaatgatgggaagagaagagtatggagaagggaaggaactgctcatgatccaaagcataccacctcatcagtgaagcatggtggaggtagtgttatggcgtgggcatgtatggctgccaatggaactggttcccttgtatttatcgatgatgtgactgctgacaaaagcagtacgatgaattctgaagtgtttcgggcaatattatctgctcagattcagccaaatgcttcagaactcctaggacggcgcttcacagtgcagatggacaatgacccgaagcatactgcgaaagcaaccaaagagtttttttaaggcaaagaagtggaatgttttgcaatggccaagtcaatcacctgacctaaatccaattgagcatgcatttcacttgctaaagacaaaactgaagggaaaatgccccaagaacaagcaggaactgaagacagttgcagtagaggcctggcagagcatcaccagggacgaaacccagcgtctggtgatgtctatgggttccagacttcaggctgtcattgactgcaaaggatttgcaaccaagtattaaaagtgacaattagatttatgattatgttagtttgtcaaattatttttggtcctttaaaaaggggggggggggcacatataaaatgtgttgtaattcctacaccgttcacctgatttggatgtaaataccctgaaattaaagctgaaagtctgcacttaaagcacatcttgattgtttcatttcaaatccattgtggtggtatacagagccaaagtgataaattgtgtcaatgtccaaatatttatggacctgactgtacatagagatttctcatgaaaatctttttaatcattgacattaaagaaatgtaacacagccatacaataaatcaaaacaatgtaactcagcttcgcaggaagaagaccctggcctcgccagcagtgcgcacgggccaagcatgcacccttaaaatagcatctgaataacgcgtcACCAACTTttgactacgtttttcctgggggggggtgttccatcaacgtcgattaaggaaaagcgagACTTATTTCACTAAGTCTCACTTAcgttagcgagag
The window above is part of the Osmerus mordax isolate fOsmMor3 chromosome 1, fOsmMor3.pri, whole genome shotgun sequence genome. Proteins encoded here:
- the trim107 gene encoding zinc-binding protein A33 isoform X1, whose amino-acid sequence is MSHCEMDGPLALELSCPICLQLFLEPVSLPCGHIYCMACLQKAVDADHHRCPECQTEYQGTKDLMKNFKMCSIIERYKATAGSRPTNIEPMSDTDYTVTPQVVHQVAVATNPTNFDSSGCPEKRQQDSDLGGKQAFHIAGPLSSSSLNNELDNPKAKTEMDELKDKLASQLAELTHKLQMSEEHLKKEEVREMEVKAHNSQLRRRTARQLEQIMELMLNYSEGVTNLIEVELKPIEEGMESRSKQAVEVTKHLSEAHFQAESLLTEKDETVFNTELRMVLPRIAELMAQPLKNWDGNLESQINPDRVCSELERKNVELRIGLGAAQRSIRNILNPSELTFDLETAHPNLVLSEDLKTVTYSAVKQAYPLLQQRFSSFLQVLSSQSFYGGEHCWEVELDGAPWIVGVCYSSKLARSGLASALESSRSSWCLMWVDNLLRAFEQGNDVPLKRTTMLRRMEIRLSFKTKRLSFYHVSPCSGKTHMYTFKANLTEPVHLAYRMMAGQPKAHITVCS
- the trim107 gene encoding E3 ubiquitin-protein ligase TRIM39 isoform X2; the encoded protein is MACLQKAVDADHHRCPECQTEYQGTKDLMKNFKMCSIIERYKATAGSRPTNIEPMSDTDYTVTPQVVHQVAVATNPTNFDSSGCPEKRQQDSDLGGKQAFHIAGPLSSSSLNNELDNPKAKTEMDELKDKLASQLAELTHKLQMSEEHLKKEEVREMEVKAHNSQLRRRTARQLEQIMELMLNYSEGVTNLIEVELKPIEEGMESRSKQAVEVTKHLSEAHFQAESLLTEKDETVFNTELRMVLPRIAELMAQPLKNWDGNLESQINPDRVCSELERKNVELRIGLGAAQRSIRNILNPSELTFDLETAHPNLVLSEDLKTVTYSAVKQAYPLLQQRFSSFLQVLSSQSFYGGEHCWEVELDGAPWIVGVCYSSKLARSGLASALESSRSSWCLMWVDNLLRAFEQGNDVPLKRTTMLRRMEIRLSFKTKRLSFYHVSPCSGKTHMYTFKANLTEPVHLAYRMMAGQPKAHITVCS